One genomic window of Bradyrhizobium sp. B124 includes the following:
- the sfnG gene encoding dimethylsulfone monooxygenase SfnG, with translation MTASNEQIKFAYWVPNVSGGLVISKIEQRTGWDIDYNRRLAQIAEDSGFDYALSQIRFTAGYGAEFQHEPVAFSHALLAATKKLKVIAALLPGPWNPAVAAKQIATISQFTEGRVAVNIVSGWFRSEFTAIGEPWLDHDERYRRSEEFIRALRGIWTQDNFTFRGDFYRFSDYTLKPKPAHPLPEIFQGGSSRAARDMAARVSDWYFTNGNSVEEIRRQVEDIRAKARANNHSVKIGVNAFAIARDSEAEARAVLDEIIVKADPEAVNAFAHEVKNAGKASPEGQGNWAKSSFEDLVQYNDGFKTNLIGTPEQVAERIVALKQVGVDLVLLGFLHFQEEVEYFGGRVIPLVRALEARAEVQVQAAE, from the coding sequence ATGACCGCCAGCAATGAGCAGATCAAGTTCGCCTATTGGGTGCCCAACGTCTCCGGCGGGCTCGTCATCAGCAAGATCGAACAGCGGACCGGGTGGGATATCGACTACAACCGCCGGCTGGCGCAGATCGCGGAGGACAGCGGCTTCGACTATGCGCTGAGCCAGATCCGCTTCACCGCCGGCTATGGCGCCGAGTTTCAGCATGAGCCGGTGGCCTTCAGTCACGCGCTGCTCGCAGCGACGAAGAAATTGAAGGTGATCGCGGCGCTGCTGCCGGGGCCATGGAATCCGGCGGTGGCGGCCAAGCAGATCGCGACCATCAGCCAGTTCACCGAAGGTCGCGTCGCCGTCAACATCGTCAGCGGCTGGTTCCGCAGCGAGTTCACCGCGATCGGCGAGCCCTGGCTCGACCACGATGAGCGCTACCGCCGCTCGGAAGAATTCATCCGCGCGCTGCGCGGGATCTGGACGCAGGACAATTTCACGTTCCGCGGCGACTTCTACCGCTTCTCGGATTACACGCTGAAGCCGAAGCCGGCCCATCCATTGCCCGAGATCTTCCAGGGCGGCAGCTCGCGTGCCGCGCGCGACATGGCCGCGCGGGTATCGGACTGGTACTTCACCAACGGCAATTCGGTCGAGGAGATCAGGAGGCAGGTCGAGGACATCCGCGCCAAGGCGCGCGCCAACAATCATTCCGTCAAGATCGGCGTCAACGCGTTTGCGATCGCGCGCGACAGCGAGGCCGAGGCGCGCGCCGTACTCGACGAGATCATCGTCAAGGCCGATCCGGAGGCGGTCAATGCCTTCGCGCATGAAGTGAAGAATGCCGGCAAGGCCTCGCCGGAAGGCCAGGGCAATTGGGCGAAATCGAGCTTCGAGGACCTCGTCCAGTACAATGACGGCTTCAAGACTAATCTGATCGGCACGCCCGAGCAGGTCGCCGAGCGCATCGTCGCGCTGAAGCAGGTTGGCGTCGATCTCGTGCTGCTCGGCTTCCTGCATTTCCAGGAAGAGGTCGAATATTTCGGCGGCCGCGTCATTCCGCTGGTCCGTGCGCTGGAGGCACGGGCGGAGGTGCAAGTCCAGGCGGCTGAGTGA
- a CDS encoding Crp/Fnr family transcriptional regulator, which yields MVKPSKDLFDPKSFLAKVGAGKSISSFGKGQNVFAQGDVADAVFYIQEGKVKLTVVSDQGKEAVVGILEPGQFFGEGCLNGHPLRIATTTAMEDCVITRISKTAMIATLEAKPMFSQLFMTYLLARNSRMEEDLIDQLFNSSEKRLARLLLLLANFGKETSAQPIDVEISQETLAEMIGATRSRVSFFMNKFRKLGFISYNGKIEVHSSLLNAVLRDKPEIGRKD from the coding sequence TTGGTTAAGCCCTCGAAGGACTTGTTTGATCCCAAAAGCTTCTTGGCCAAGGTCGGGGCCGGAAAGTCGATTTCTAGCTTTGGAAAAGGCCAGAACGTGTTCGCACAGGGAGATGTCGCGGACGCGGTATTCTACATTCAAGAAGGAAAGGTCAAACTCACAGTCGTCTCTGACCAAGGTAAGGAAGCCGTGGTCGGGATCCTGGAGCCGGGACAATTCTTCGGTGAGGGCTGCCTCAACGGTCATCCATTGCGGATTGCCACGACCACGGCAATGGAGGACTGCGTCATCACACGAATATCGAAGACGGCGATGATTGCAACGCTCGAAGCCAAGCCGATGTTCTCTCAATTGTTCATGACCTATCTGCTCGCGCGCAATAGCCGAATGGAAGAAGACCTGATCGACCAACTTTTCAATTCCAGCGAGAAACGCCTGGCGCGCCTGCTGCTCCTGCTGGCAAACTTCGGCAAGGAAACCAGCGCGCAACCCATTGACGTCGAAATCAGCCAGGAAACGCTCGCCGAAATGATCGGTGCGACCCGTTCAAGGGTTAGCTTCTTCATGAACAAGTTCCGCAAGCTCGGCTTCATCAGCTACAACGGAAAGATCGAAGTTCACAGCTCGCTTCTAAACGCCGTTCTGCGCGACAAACCCGAGATAGGCCGCAAGGACTAA
- a CDS encoding serine hydrolase domain-containing protein, translated as MRKTVIAAAAAATNLVFNIAHAAPPLPQVAAHQVGFSDKGLARLDDFFAREIAAKRVPGAVVAIARDGRLVHYKAYGQLDPVKGTPMPIDAVFALASMTKPMAAVAGLTLMEQGRLPLQAKVAEFYPGFADMKVGVQQADGSLTMEPQARPIFIHDLYRHTSGLMYGGRPDSSSALARLYPDGTAPAVEGDTAAFIDRITKLPLVHQPGTEFEYGFSIDVLGAVVEKVSGQRLGDYLSAHVWKPLGMKEATFHPTDAQRGRLAHPFPNDPLTGKPQAIKLLDAPTKFDCGGACSFATVGDYVRFGQMLLNGGELDGQRILSPNTVRLMTSNHLGPEIKNNVAAVEPHRGGFGFGLAVAVRTSEGLSSVPGNPGEFTWNGAYGTQFFCDPKERLVVVVGTAAPGELRKYYRENVQDIVYGAMVR; from the coding sequence ATGAGAAAAACCGTCATTGCCGCGGCTGCCGCCGCCACGAATCTTGTCTTCAACATCGCCCATGCCGCGCCGCCGCTCCCGCAAGTCGCGGCGCACCAGGTCGGCTTCTCGGACAAGGGACTGGCGCGGCTCGACGACTTCTTCGCGCGCGAGATCGCGGCCAAGCGCGTACCTGGTGCCGTGGTGGCGATCGCGCGCGACGGCAGGCTCGTGCACTACAAGGCCTACGGCCAGCTCGACCCGGTCAAGGGCACGCCGATGCCGATCGATGCGGTGTTCGCGCTGGCGTCGATGACCAAGCCGATGGCGGCGGTCGCGGGGCTGACGCTGATGGAGCAGGGCCGCCTGCCGCTGCAGGCCAAGGTCGCCGAGTTCTATCCGGGGTTTGCCGACATGAAGGTGGGCGTGCAGCAGGCCGACGGTTCGCTGACGATGGAGCCGCAGGCCCGGCCGATCTTCATCCACGATCTCTATCGCCACACCTCGGGCCTGATGTATGGCGGCCGGCCCGACAGCTCGAGCGCGCTGGCGCGGCTCTATCCCGACGGCACGGCGCCGGCGGTCGAAGGCGACACGGCGGCCTTCATCGACCGCATCACCAAGCTGCCGCTGGTGCATCAGCCCGGCACCGAGTTCGAATACGGCTTCTCGATCGACGTGCTCGGCGCCGTCGTCGAGAAGGTTTCCGGCCAGCGGCTCGGCGACTATCTTTCGGCCCATGTCTGGAAACCGCTCGGCATGAAGGAAGCGACGTTCCACCCGACCGACGCCCAGCGCGGGCGTCTGGCGCATCCGTTCCCCAACGACCCGCTCACCGGCAAGCCGCAAGCCATCAAACTGCTCGACGCGCCGACCAAGTTCGATTGCGGCGGCGCCTGCTCGTTCGCCACCGTCGGCGACTATGTCCGCTTCGGACAGATGCTGCTCAATGGCGGCGAGCTCGACGGCCAGCGCATCCTCAGCCCAAATACGGTGCGCCTCATGACGTCGAACCATCTCGGGCCCGAGATCAAGAACAACGTCGCCGCGGTCGAGCCGCATCGCGGCGGCTTCGGCTTCGGGCTGGCGGTCGCGGTGCGGACCAGCGAGGGGCTGTCGTCGGTGCCGGGCAATCCCGGCGAGTTCACCTGGAACGGCGCCTACGGCACGCAGTTCTTCTGCGATCCGAAGGAGCGCCTCGTCGTGGTGGTCGGAACCGCAGCGCCCGGCGAGCTGCGCAAATATTATCGCGAGAACGTGCAGGACATCGTCTACGGCGCGATGGTGAGGTGA
- a CDS encoding DUF488 domain-containing protein has translation MTLPLFTIGHSNRSLEDFVVLLTVARIERVVDIRTVPKSRTNPQFNKDTLPASLAAASISYEHLADLGGLRGKARSVPPAVNGFWSNESFHNYADYALSPQFHASLQHLREEGHRQRCAIMCSEAVWWRCHRRIVADYLIASGETVVHLMGEGRQEPARLTEGAVVQGDGTVVYPATGELGL, from the coding sequence GTGACGCTTCCGCTTTTCACGATCGGCCATTCCAATCGCAGTCTCGAGGATTTCGTCGTCCTTCTCACCGTGGCCAGGATCGAGCGCGTCGTCGACATCAGAACAGTGCCGAAGTCGCGTACCAATCCGCAGTTCAACAAGGACACGCTGCCCGCATCGCTGGCGGCCGCGAGTATTTCATATGAGCATCTGGCCGATCTCGGTGGGCTGCGCGGCAAGGCGCGAAGCGTGCCGCCTGCGGTCAACGGATTCTGGAGCAATGAGAGCTTTCACAACTACGCCGACTATGCCTTGTCGCCGCAGTTCCACGCGAGCCTGCAGCATCTGCGCGAGGAGGGCCACCGGCAACGCTGCGCGATCATGTGCTCGGAAGCGGTGTGGTGGCGCTGCCACCGCCGCATCGTCGCCGACTATCTCATTGCGTCGGGCGAGACCGTCGTCCACCTCATGGGGGAGGGGCGCCAGGAGCCCGCCCGCCTCACTGAAGGCGCCGTCGTGCAAGGCGATGGTACGGTAGTCTATCCGGCGACGGGAGAACTGGGATTGTGA
- a CDS encoding DUF2945 domain-containing protein, with product MTKRFKVGDHVRWNSEAGRVSGTIIAVHTSDFDYKGHTHRASEADPQYEIKSDKTDHVAAHKGSALHYA from the coding sequence ATGACCAAGCGATTCAAGGTCGGCGATCACGTCAGATGGAATTCCGAAGCCGGCCGCGTCTCGGGCACCATCATCGCTGTTCATACCAGCGATTTCGACTACAAGGGGCACACGCACCGCGCCTCGGAGGCCGATCCGCAATACGAGATCAAGAGCGACAAGACCGATCACGTCGCGGCCCACAAGGGCAGCGCGCTGCATTACGCGTGA
- a CDS encoding LysR substrate-binding domain-containing protein, which yields MDRLEAMTIVLRTVEKGSLTGAAKALNMPLPTLSRKVSELEAYLGTKLLQRSTRKLTLTDAGQNYVEAVKRIMEEIEEVERAASSEYTTPRGELVLTAPRLFGQMYILPIVTDFLAAYPEINVRLVLSDRNLHLFDDHVDMAVRLGALPDSSMIATRVGSMDTVVCASPDLLAAHGTPKHPKDLQTLPCVIFAGPATTTWSFRDPASKRLFDVDIVPRLSVTSAEAAVQAALRRTGLTRVYRYHCAEALRSKALVQVLQKFDVESIPVHLVHAARGLLPLKMRVFLDFAASQLRSALSNLG from the coding sequence ATGGACCGTTTGGAAGCGATGACGATCGTGCTGCGCACGGTCGAAAAGGGAAGTCTTACGGGGGCCGCCAAGGCGCTGAACATGCCGCTGCCGACCCTCAGCCGGAAGGTCAGCGAACTCGAAGCGTATCTCGGCACCAAGCTGCTGCAGCGTTCGACGCGCAAGCTCACCCTGACCGACGCAGGCCAGAACTATGTCGAGGCCGTCAAACGCATCATGGAAGAGATCGAGGAGGTCGAAAGAGCCGCATCCAGCGAGTACACGACCCCGCGCGGCGAGCTTGTGCTGACGGCGCCCCGACTGTTTGGGCAGATGTACATCCTGCCCATCGTCACGGACTTCCTTGCCGCCTACCCGGAGATCAACGTCCGGCTCGTCTTGTCGGACAGAAACCTGCATCTGTTCGACGACCACGTGGACATGGCCGTGCGCCTGGGCGCGTTGCCAGACAGCAGCATGATCGCGACCCGCGTTGGGTCGATGGATACGGTGGTCTGTGCTTCGCCGGACCTGCTGGCGGCGCACGGCACACCGAAACACCCCAAGGATCTTCAGACACTTCCGTGCGTGATTTTCGCCGGTCCCGCCACGACCACGTGGTCCTTCCGGGATCCGGCCTCCAAGCGTCTGTTCGACGTCGACATCGTTCCGCGCCTGTCGGTGACGTCGGCCGAGGCTGCCGTCCAGGCCGCACTCCGGCGCACCGGCCTGACTCGGGTGTACCGCTATCATTGCGCGGAGGCGCTACGCTCGAAGGCGCTCGTTCAGGTCCTGCAAAAGTTCGATGTGGAATCCATCCCCGTCCATCTCGTTCACGCGGCTCGCGGCCTGTTGCCGCTCAAGATGCGCGTCTTCCTGGACTTCGCGGCCAGCCAATTGCGCTCTGCCCTGTCGAACCTGGGGTGA
- a CDS encoding peroxidase-related enzyme (This protein belongs to a clade of uncharacterized proteins related to peroxidases such as the alkylhydroperoxidase AhpD.) gives MARIAIPAVQDAPAKSQPILENYVKVLGLVPNFFALISQSPDALKAIADMHATLGKSLGHKTRERLHIMTAEVNGCSYCLTAHTYLGGKLNGLTKEDMELNREGHSTDPQADAALQFAYKVAKSRGHIDDADFAAVRAAGFTDAQIIDIVAETAFSFITNLFNNTFKTDFDSSFPELHTKKAA, from the coding sequence ATGGCTCGCATCGCCATTCCGGCCGTCCAGGACGCCCCGGCCAAGTCCCAGCCGATCCTCGAAAACTACGTTAAAGTTCTCGGTCTGGTGCCGAACTTTTTCGCCCTCATCTCGCAGTCGCCCGATGCCCTGAAGGCGATCGCCGACATGCATGCGACGCTCGGCAAAAGCCTTGGTCACAAGACCCGCGAACGTCTTCACATCATGACCGCCGAAGTCAACGGGTGCAGCTACTGCCTGACGGCCCACACCTACTTGGGCGGCAAGCTGAACGGCCTGACCAAGGAAGACATGGAGCTCAACCGCGAGGGTCATTCCACCGATCCGCAAGCCGACGCGGCGTTGCAGTTCGCCTACAAGGTCGCCAAGTCACGCGGCCATATCGACGACGCCGATTTCGCGGCAGTGCGTGCCGCCGGCTTCACCGATGCGCAGATCATCGACATCGTTGCCGAGACCGCCTTCAGCTTCATCACCAATCTGTTCAACAACACCTTCAAGACCGACTTCGACTCTTCGTTCCCCGAGCTCCACACCAAGAAGGCCGCCTGA
- a CDS encoding DJ-1/PfpI family protein has translation MTVVVIPVYNEVTQLDFTAPHQFLTMIPDITVVVASIGGTPVTSSGLSFDKLADLEAIERCDVICVPGGLGCIDAMEDSRFLSAVRRLAGTATYLTSVCSGSLILGAAGLLKGRRAASHWAWLDMLSAFGATPEKARVVRDENIITGGGVTAGADFALTLISELRGADAAQCVQLALEYAPAPPFDAGNADTAPTHIRYMVIGQLAELMKDTRQRIESVASRTGER, from the coding sequence ATGACCGTCGTCGTGATCCCCGTCTACAATGAAGTGACGCAGCTTGATTTCACCGCCCCACACCAATTTCTGACGATGATCCCCGACATCACGGTGGTCGTCGCGTCCATCGGCGGAACTCCGGTAACTTCCAGCGGACTCTCCTTCGACAAGCTCGCCGACCTGGAGGCCATCGAACGGTGCGACGTCATCTGCGTTCCGGGCGGCTTGGGCTGCATCGACGCAATGGAAGATTCGCGCTTCCTGAGCGCCGTGCGCCGTTTGGCTGGCACCGCCACCTATCTGACCTCCGTCTGCTCTGGATCTCTGATCCTTGGGGCTGCTGGTCTGCTCAAGGGGCGCCGCGCGGCCTCGCACTGGGCGTGGCTCGATATGCTATCGGCATTCGGCGCCACACCTGAGAAGGCGCGCGTCGTGCGCGATGAGAACATCATCACGGGCGGCGGCGTCACCGCAGGCGCGGACTTCGCCTTGACACTGATCTCCGAGTTGCGCGGCGCGGACGCGGCCCAGTGCGTCCAGCTGGCGTTGGAATATGCCCCGGCCCCTCCTTTCGACGCTGGAAACGCAGATACCGCGCCGACGCACATCCGTTACATGGTGATCGGGCAGTTGGCGGAATTGATGAAAGACACACGCCAGCGCATCGAGTCCGTCGCGAGCCGGACCGGCGAACGGTAG
- a CDS encoding carboxymuconolactone decarboxylase family protein — translation MPRLRISTRDDAPPASKPILDSIYRKLGVVPNFCRLIGSSPAALGAFAAFQEGLSGTLDAKTRERIALAVAQVNGSDYCLSAHSYLATNIAKLSPDEIALNRKGGSKSVKAEAVVNFAAKVADQRGRVGDDDIAAVRLAGYDDAQIVEIVALVAENIFTNYLNEVAKTDIDFPVVRSQPG, via the coding sequence ATGCCCCGACTGCGGATATCGACCCGCGACGATGCGCCGCCAGCCAGCAAGCCGATCCTGGACAGCATCTATCGAAAGCTCGGCGTCGTCCCCAATTTCTGCCGTCTGATCGGCAGCAGTCCTGCCGCACTTGGAGCGTTCGCCGCTTTTCAGGAAGGACTATCCGGGACGCTGGATGCGAAGACGCGCGAACGGATCGCCCTAGCGGTAGCCCAGGTGAACGGTTCAGACTACTGCTTATCGGCTCACAGCTATCTCGCAACCAATATCGCGAAATTATCTCCCGACGAGATCGCACTGAATCGGAAGGGCGGCTCGAAGAGCGTCAAAGCGGAAGCCGTAGTGAATTTCGCTGCTAAGGTGGCCGATCAACGCGGCCGGGTCGGCGACGACGACATCGCCGCTGTCAGGCTCGCAGGTTACGACGACGCCCAGATCGTCGAGATCGTCGCGCTGGTCGCAGAAAACATTTTCACCAACTACCTGAACGAAGTTGCCAAGACAGACATTGATTTTCCGGTCGTGCGGTCGCAACCCGGTTGA
- a CDS encoding MOSC domain-containing protein, with the protein MPMLKRISRFPAKGLFAEDLPEIDVASGRGLSHDRTFALALADTDFDEANPRPIPKTKFAVLARFARLAALQTAFDIPTSTLSLLHAGSVLAEGSLETTSGRETVEKAIDEFMGGDLNGRPRVVKGNGHRFTDVSVHSPVLMEAVSLINLSTVRELENRLQRPVDPRRFRGNLLVDGIDPWSEMDLIDREFRIGDVTVRGVRRTKRCPATEVNPDTAERDIRVPLELREHFGHGDLGIYVTIASDGILRVGDRLVLPA; encoded by the coding sequence ATGCCAATGCTGAAGCGTATCAGTCGTTTTCCTGCAAAAGGGTTGTTCGCCGAGGATCTGCCCGAAATCGACGTAGCCAGCGGACGTGGTCTTTCCCACGACCGGACGTTCGCGCTTGCCTTGGCCGATACCGATTTCGACGAGGCAAATCCGCGTCCCATTCCCAAGACAAAATTCGCCGTCCTGGCCCGCTTCGCTCGACTGGCCGCACTGCAAACCGCGTTCGATATTCCGACTTCGACCCTCTCGTTGCTACATGCGGGTTCTGTTCTCGCGGAGGGTAGTCTCGAGACGACAAGCGGTCGAGAAACGGTGGAAAAGGCGATCGACGAATTCATGGGTGGCGATCTCAACGGTCGACCGCGCGTGGTCAAGGGCAACGGTCATCGCTTCACCGACGTCAGCGTACATTCTCCGGTGTTGATGGAAGCCGTATCCCTGATCAATCTTTCGACCGTGCGCGAGCTGGAGAACAGGCTTCAAAGGCCCGTTGATCCGAGACGTTTTCGCGGCAACCTGCTGGTGGATGGCATCGATCCCTGGTCCGAGATGGATCTGATCGACCGCGAATTCCGGATCGGCGATGTCACCGTCAGAGGCGTTCGGCGGACGAAACGTTGCCCGGCCACGGAGGTCAATCCGGATACGGCCGAGAGAGACATCCGTGTCCCGCTGGAGTTGCGCGAACACTTTGGTCATGGCGATCTCGGGATTTATGTCACGATCGCGTCGGACGGCATTCTTCGGGTCGGCGATCGCCTTGTACTTCCGGCATGA
- a CDS encoding alpha/beta hydrolase encodes MKKILATAFLAASTALSSSAGMAGAQTVPSISSTTTYHKVTVDGLKIFYREAGPKDAPTILLLHGYPSSSRMFATLIPLLADRYHLVAPDYPGFGESDAPPATEFRYTFDHLAQIIDGFTQQLGLRSYVLYNNDYGGPIGMRLAVAHPERVKAIIVQNAVAHDEGLGPAWDIRKAFWKDRSAYEDKVIPGFTSLEGAKGRRLGSTPHSDRYDPEAWEWEGAHLAQPGQRQIQSDLFYDYQTNVASYASWQDWLKRHHPPLLVLWGKYDPSFALPGAEAYKRDVPDAEVHMLDGGHFALDEAVDEAATLIRAFLAKRGI; translated from the coding sequence ATGAAGAAAATACTCGCTACCGCGTTTCTAGCGGCGAGCACTGCGCTTTCCTCATCCGCCGGCATGGCAGGCGCGCAAACGGTGCCGTCGATCTCGTCGACGACGACCTACCATAAGGTGACGGTCGACGGGCTGAAGATCTTCTACCGCGAGGCCGGCCCGAAGGACGCGCCGACCATCCTGCTGCTGCACGGCTATCCTTCCTCGTCCCGGATGTTCGCGACGCTGATTCCGCTCTTGGCGGACCGCTATCATCTCGTCGCGCCGGACTATCCGGGCTTCGGCGAGAGCGATGCGCCGCCCGCGACTGAGTTCCGCTACACCTTCGATCACCTGGCGCAGATCATCGATGGCTTCACGCAGCAACTCGGATTGCGTAGTTACGTGCTGTACAACAACGATTATGGCGGTCCGATCGGCATGCGCTTGGCCGTCGCCCATCCCGAGCGCGTGAAGGCGATCATCGTCCAGAACGCGGTGGCGCATGATGAGGGACTGGGACCGGCTTGGGATATCCGCAAAGCCTTCTGGAAAGACCGGTCGGCCTACGAAGACAAGGTCATCCCCGGCTTCACATCGCTGGAAGGCGCGAAGGGCCGGCGTCTCGGCTCGACGCCGCATTCGGACCGATATGATCCGGAGGCGTGGGAGTGGGAAGGGGCTCACCTTGCGCAGCCGGGCCAACGTCAGATCCAGTCCGATCTGTTCTACGACTACCAGACCAACGTTGCGAGCTATGCGTCGTGGCAGGATTGGCTGAAGCGCCACCATCCGCCGTTGCTCGTTTTGTGGGGCAAGTACGACCCGTCCTTCGCGCTGCCCGGAGCGGAGGCCTACAAGCGTGATGTACCCGATGCGGAAGTCCACATGCTGGACGGCGGCCACTTCGCCCTCGACGAAGCGGTGGATGAAGCCGCGACGCTGATCCGTGCTTTCCTTGCGAAACGCGGAATCTAG
- a CDS encoding alpha/beta fold hydrolase — MNTRIFHRTATVNGRKIFYREAGDPAAPTILLLHGLPTSSQMFRELMPALADRFHLVAPDYIGFGHSDAPSNKEFTYTFDNLAAHVSGLVDVLKLDSYILYMQDYGGPIGLRLFTERPDRVKGFIIQNANAYMEGVGDAPKGVLLPLWEKRTPETEKPARDFVSLEGTKFHWLVGAKDPEAINPDNWVLDQALLDRPGVQDYQVDLLENYKTNIALYPEWQAAFRAHKPKTLIVWGKHDPFFIPPGARAYLNDLPDAKLVWLDAGHFVLDENAPQVAAEIKAVFAA, encoded by the coding sequence ATGAACACCCGAATTTTCCATCGGACAGCAACCGTCAATGGCCGCAAGATCTTCTACCGGGAGGCGGGCGATCCTGCGGCACCGACCATCTTGCTGCTTCATGGTCTGCCGACCAGCAGTCAGATGTTCCGGGAACTGATGCCGGCTCTGGCTGACCGCTTCCACCTTGTCGCTCCGGATTACATCGGCTTCGGCCATTCCGACGCCCCGTCGAACAAGGAATTCACCTACACCTTCGACAACTTGGCGGCGCACGTCTCTGGGTTGGTCGACGTTTTGAAGCTCGATTCGTACATCCTTTACATGCAGGACTACGGCGGCCCGATTGGCTTGCGCCTGTTCACGGAGCGCCCCGATCGGGTGAAGGGCTTCATCATCCAGAATGCCAACGCCTACATGGAAGGCGTCGGCGATGCTCCCAAGGGCGTGCTCCTGCCCCTGTGGGAGAAGCGCACGCCGGAAACCGAGAAGCCGGCACGCGACTTCGTCAGCCTGGAAGGCACCAAGTTTCACTGGCTGGTTGGCGCCAAGGATCCGGAGGCGATCAACCCGGACAACTGGGTGCTCGATCAGGCGCTGCTCGATCGGCCCGGCGTGCAGGACTACCAGGTCGACCTGCTGGAGAACTACAAGACCAACATCGCGCTCTATCCCGAGTGGCAGGCCGCCTTTCGTGCTCACAAGCCGAAGACGCTGATCGTCTGGGGCAAGCACGATCCGTTCTTCATTCCGCCCGGCGCTCGTGCGTATCTCAACGATCTGCCCGACGCCAAGCTGGTCTGGCTCGATGCCGGGCACTTCGTGCTCGACGAGAACGCTCCGCAGGTGGCGGCCGAGATCAAGGCTGTGTTCGCCGCCTGA
- a CDS encoding LysR family transcriptional regulator: protein MDRLEAMTTLLAAVECGSLSKASRHLRLPLATVSRKVAELETHLNATLLIRSAKGLEMTPAGRSYVTAAKSILEQLTEAERAASGEYTEPKGELAVTAPIMFGRMHMLPAVTRFLSAFPEVAVNLVLTDRVTHFLDDQVDVALRIGELPDSSLIATRLGSVRRLVCAAPDYMAANGVPKTPDDLARHSVISFDGVSSPTTWIFESEGSEITTSFRSRLSVNTIDAAIEAGLGGAGLIRTNSYQVEDYVRSGRLAIVLDAFEPAPRPVHLVYDKQNRLPLKLRAFVDFVVPRLRERLEHAAF from the coding sequence TTGGACCGACTTGAAGCCATGACGACCCTGCTGGCAGCCGTGGAGTGCGGCAGCCTTTCCAAAGCCAGCCGGCACCTTCGGCTTCCGCTGGCCACCGTCAGCCGCAAGGTCGCCGAACTGGAAACCCACCTGAACGCGACCCTTCTGATCAGATCGGCCAAGGGCCTGGAAATGACGCCGGCCGGGCGCTCCTACGTCACGGCTGCGAAGTCGATCCTGGAGCAATTGACGGAAGCCGAACGCGCGGCCTCCGGCGAGTACACGGAGCCAAAGGGTGAGCTGGCGGTCACCGCGCCCATCATGTTCGGACGGATGCACATGCTGCCCGCGGTGACGCGTTTCCTCTCCGCGTTTCCCGAAGTCGCGGTAAACTTGGTCCTCACCGACCGGGTCACGCATTTCCTGGATGACCAGGTTGATGTCGCGCTTCGTATCGGTGAGTTGCCGGACAGCAGCTTGATCGCGACGCGCCTGGGTTCGGTCCGGCGGCTGGTATGCGCGGCTCCGGATTACATGGCCGCGAACGGCGTTCCCAAAACGCCCGACGATCTGGCGCGACACAGCGTCATTTCCTTCGACGGCGTCTCCTCGCCGACCACATGGATATTCGAGTCCGAAGGATCCGAAATCACCACGTCTTTCCGCTCGCGCCTGAGCGTGAATACGATCGACGCCGCGATTGAAGCGGGGCTAGGCGGAGCGGGTCTTATCCGCACGAACTCGTATCAGGTCGAGGACTATGTACGGAGCGGCCGGCTGGCGATCGTTCTCGATGCTTTCGAGCCTGCGCCGCGGCCCGTGCATCTCGTCTATGACAAGCAGAACCGCTTGCCGTTGAAACTGCGCGCCTTCGTCGATTTTGTGGTTCCGCGCCTGCGCGAACGGTTGGAGCACGCGGCCTTCTAG
- the yacG gene encoding DNA gyrase inhibitor YacG — MTDQTRTPPATARACPICGKPAQQAFLPFCSSRCRDVDLNRWLSGRYVVPGREDDVEDPE; from the coding sequence ATGACCGACCAAACCCGAACACCCCCGGCCACCGCGCGCGCCTGCCCGATCTGCGGCAAGCCCGCCCAGCAGGCCTTTCTCCCGTTCTGCTCCTCGCGCTGCCGCGACGTCGACCTCAACCGCTGGCTCAGCGGCCGCTACGTCGTTCCCGGCCGCGAGGACGACGTGGAGGACCCCGAATAG